In the genome of Bacteroidota bacterium, one region contains:
- the rplE gene encoding 50S ribosomal protein L5: MEYTPRLREKYFAEIIPALTKEFSYKTIMQVPRLKKISVNQGLGKAITDKKIIDTGVDEMTKITGQKAVITKSKRDISNFKLRKGMPVGVRVTLRGDKMYEFLDRLVSVAMPRVRDFKGVNDKGFDGRGNYTFGVTEQIIFPEIDIDKINSINGMDITFVTSANTDKEAMSLLKEFGIPFKNQK, from the coding sequence ATGGAATATACACCTAGATTAAGGGAAAAATATTTCGCAGAAATAATTCCCGCACTCACCAAAGAATTTAGCTACAAAACCATCATGCAGGTTCCAAGGCTGAAAAAAATATCAGTAAATCAGGGCTTGGGAAAAGCCATCACTGATAAAAAAATTATCGACACCGGTGTTGATGAAATGACCAAAATTACAGGACAGAAAGCTGTAATTACCAAATCAAAACGCGATATTTCTAACTTTAAACTTCGTAAAGGAATGCCTGTAGGTGTTCGAGTTACTCTTCGTGGCGACAAAATGTACGAATTTTTGGATAGACTTGTTTCAGTTGCAATGCCTCGAGTTAGAGATTTTAAGGGAGTAAATGATAAAGGTTTCGACGGAAGAGGAAATTACACCTTTGGTGTTACCGAGCAAATCATTTTTCCTGAAATAGATATTGATAAAATTAATAGCATTAATGGAATGGATATCACATTTGTTACTTCGGCCAATACTGATAAAGAAGCAATGTCTCTATTAAAAGAATTTGGTATTCCATTTAAAAATCAAAAATAA
- the rpsN gene encoding 30S ribosomal protein S14 — protein sequence MAKESMKAREVKRQKLVDKYAAKRAGLKAAGDYEGLQKLPKNASPIRLHNRCKLTGRPKGYMRQFGVSRINFREMALNGLIPGIRKASW from the coding sequence ATGGCTAAAGAATCAATGAAAGCGAGAGAAGTTAAACGACAAAAACTCGTTGACAAATACGCTGCCAAAAGGGCTGGATTAAAAGCAGCAGGTGATTATGAAGGTTTGCAAAAACTTCCAAAAAACGCCTCACCGATACGTTTGCACAACAGGTGTAAATTAACGGGTCGCCCAAAAGGTTATATGCGTCAATTTGGTGTTTCACGTATCAACTTTAGGGAAATGGCTCTGAACGGCTTGATTCCCGGTATCAGAAAAGCCAGTTGGTAA
- the rpsH gene encoding 30S ribosomal protein S8: MLTDPIADYLTRIRNAVKASHRVVEIPASNLKKAITKILFEKGYILNYKFEDDDKQGIIKIALKFHPVTKLPAISKLQRVSRPGLRKYSDANSLPRVLNGLGIAILSTSMGVITDKEARKLNVGGEVLCYIS, translated from the coding sequence ATGCTTACTGATCCAATTGCAGATTATTTAACAAGAATTCGAAATGCAGTGAAAGCTAGCCATAGAGTGGTTGAAATTCCTGCTTCAAATTTGAAAAAAGCGATAACAAAAATACTGTTTGAAAAAGGTTATATCTTGAATTATAAATTCGAAGATGATGACAAACAGGGAATCATCAAGATCGCCCTGAAATTTCATCCGGTCACCAAGTTGCCTGCTATTTCCAAACTTCAAAGAGTAAGTCGTCCAGGCTTAAGAAAGTATTCTGACGCTAATAGCCTCCCACGTGTATTAAACGGATTGGGTATCGCTATTTTGTCAACATCAATGGGCGTAATTACCGACAAAGAAGCAAGAAAATTAAATGTCGGTGGCGAAGTATTATGTTACATTAGTTAA
- the rplF gene encoding 50S ribosomal protein L6, whose translation MSRIGKLPINIPVGVQVTVSDENVVTVKGKLGELKQAVNPAINVKIEDGSIKVGRASDSIPDRSKHGLYRSLISNMIHGVSEGYKIVQELVGVGYKATATGQILEISVGYSHNIVMELPPEVKVETLVERGKSPQIILFSHDKQLIGQVAAKIRSLRKPEPYKGKGIRYQGEEIRRKAGKAATS comes from the coding sequence ATGTCAAGAATAGGAAAATTACCCATCAACATTCCTGTAGGAGTTCAGGTTACCGTCAGCGACGAAAATGTGGTTACGGTAAAAGGCAAGCTTGGAGAACTCAAGCAGGCCGTTAACCCAGCCATCAATGTAAAAATTGAGGACGGTTCAATTAAAGTAGGTAGGGCTTCTGATAGTATCCCAGATCGTTCAAAACACGGTTTATACCGATCTTTAATTTCAAATATGATTCATGGAGTGTCTGAAGGTTATAAAATCGTACAAGAATTAGTTGGAGTTGGTTATAAAGCTACTGCAACTGGTCAAATACTTGAAATATCAGTAGGTTATTCGCACAATATTGTGATGGAATTACCTCCCGAAGTGAAAGTTGAAACTCTAGTTGAAAGAGGAAAAAGCCCACAAATCATTTTATTCTCTCATGATAAACAGTTGATCGGTCAGGTTGCAGCTAAAATACGTTCACTTCGTAAACCTGAACCATATAAAGGAAAAGGTATTCGTTACCAAGGTGAGGAAATTAGACGTAAAGCTGGTAAAGCAGCTACTTCATAA
- the rplR gene encoding 50S ribosomal protein L18 — MAIKDKRKFRRLRIKLGVRRSIVGTLERPRLTIFRSNKGIYAQLINDSDGVTLAAASSTSKGIAEAKITKIEQAKLVGSLLAEKAKEVGVESVVFDRNGYLYHGRVKSLADGAREGGLKF, encoded by the coding sequence ATGGCAATAAAAGATAAAAGAAAATTCAGAAGATTGAGGATAAAACTTGGAGTTAGAAGATCCATTGTTGGAACTCTTGAAAGACCAAGACTTACTATTTTTAGAAGTAATAAGGGAATTTACGCCCAATTGATTAACGATTCTGATGGAGTTACTTTAGCCGCTGCATCATCAACCAGCAAAGGCATTGCAGAAGCAAAGATTACCAAAATCGAACAAGCCAAATTGGTTGGTAGCCTTCTTGCAGAAAAAGCAAAAGAAGTTGGAGTTGAGTCAGTTGTTTTTGACAGAAACGGTTATTTGTATCATGGTAGAGTTAAATCTTTAGCTGACGGTGCTAGAGAAGGAGGTCTTAAATTTTAA
- the rpsE gene encoding 30S ribosomal protein S5, whose product MANLNENRVKTSEIEYKDRLVSIQRVTKVTKGGRTFSFSAIVVVGNENGVVGYGLGKAKEVTAAIAKGIDDAKKNLVKVPILKGTLPHEQYGKYSGAYVFLKPAAPGAGVIAGGAMRAVLESVGVTDVLAKSKGSSNPHSVVKATIDALVKLRDPKTVAQMRGVSLSTVFNG is encoded by the coding sequence ATGGCAAATTTAAACGAAAATAGAGTAAAGACTAGCGAAATTGAATACAAAGACAGACTGGTTAGTATTCAAAGGGTTACTAAAGTTACCAAAGGTGGTCGTACATTCAGTTTCTCGGCAATTGTTGTTGTTGGAAATGAAAACGGTGTAGTAGGCTATGGTTTGGGAAAAGCAAAAGAGGTAACTGCTGCCATTGCAAAAGGAATAGATGATGCCAAGAAAAATTTAGTTAAAGTTCCGATTTTAAAAGGTACTTTACCTCACGAACAATATGGTAAATATAGTGGTGCTTATGTATTCTTGAAACCAGCTGCTCCCGGAGCCGGTGTTATCGCAGGTGGTGCTATGCGTGCTGTTCTGGAAAGTGTCGGAGTAACCGATGTTTTAGCAAAATCAAAAGGATCGTCAAACCCACACAGTGTTGTTAAGGCTACCATTGACGCTTTGGTTAAACTGAGGGACCCTAAAACAGTTGCACAAATGAGAGGTGTTAGTTTAAGTACAGTTTTCAACGGATAA
- the rpmD gene encoding 50S ribosomal protein L30, with amino-acid sequence MMKKLRIEQVKSGIGRTERQKLTLQALGLKRMHHTIEVVGTPQILGMIAKVDHLVKVEEV; translated from the coding sequence ATGATGAAAAAATTAAGAATAGAACAAGTTAAAAGCGGCATTGGACGGACAGAACGCCAAAAGCTTACGCTCCAGGCATTAGGCTTGAAAAGAATGCATCATACAATTGAAGTAGTTGGAACCCCGCAAATTCTGGGAATGATTGCAAAAGTTGATCATCTGGTTAAAGTGGAAGAAGTTTAA
- the rplO gene encoding 50S ribosomal protein L15 has product MDLSNLKPAEGSTKNRKRIGRGQGSGRGGTATRGHKGAQSRSGYSRKFGFEGGQMPLYRRVPKSGFKNVNRKEYHGVNIDTLQQLAETKNIKIIDLNVLIENGLASKNELIKILGRGELKAKLEVRVHAFSESAIKAIEAQGGVATKI; this is encoded by the coding sequence ATGGATTTAAGTAATTTAAAACCGGCAGAAGGTTCGACCAAGAACAGGAAAAGAATCGGAAGAGGGCAAGGATCAGGCAGAGGCGGAACAGCTACAAGAGGTCATAAAGGTGCCCAATCAAGATCTGGCTATAGCCGTAAATTTGGTTTTGAAGGCGGTCAAATGCCTTTGTATCGACGAGTTCCTAAATCTGGATTTAAGAACGTTAACCGGAAGGAATACCACGGTGTCAATATCGATACTTTACAACAATTAGCCGAGACAAAAAATATTAAAATTATTGATTTAAATGTTTTAATTGAAAATGGATTGGCTTCAAAAAACGAGCTGATTAAGATTTTAGGTCGTGGCGAATTAAAAGCCAAATTAGAAGTTAGAGTTCATGCATTTTCGGAATCAGCTATTAAAGCGATCGAAGCTCAAGGTGGTGTTGCAACAAAAATTTAA
- the secY gene encoding preprotein translocase subunit SecY: MKRLIQTIRNIYKIEDLRKRILYTLGILLIYRLGSKVVIPGVDPDMLANLQNQTEGGILGLLNMFSGGAFSNASIFALGIMPYISASIVIQLLGMAIPYFQKLQKEGESGRRKINQITRYLTVLITGFQAPAYIANMISNLPPEAISPFNPNITSPTTFFWISTVVILISGTMFVMWLGEKITDKGIGNGISLIIMIGIIARLPFALAGEFFSKMEEKGGGLVFFVVEIAVLVFVILLTILLVQGTRKIPVQYAKRIVGNKQYGGVRQYIPLKVNAAGVMPIIFAQAIMFLPLTLAGFANSDSLSGFAQAFTNVNGFWYNLVQFIMIMLFTYFYTAITVNPNQMAEDMKKNGGFIPGVKPGRKTAEFIDNVMSRITLPGSIFLAMVTLLPTLVGLMGVSQAFAMFYGGTSLLILVGVVLDTLQQVESHLLMRHYDGLTKSGRIKGRTAGIMG; this comes from the coding sequence ATGAAAAGATTAATCCAGACAATTAGAAATATTTATAAGATTGAAGATCTTAGAAAACGAATTTTATATACCCTCGGAATATTATTGATATACCGTTTAGGTTCTAAAGTCGTTATTCCCGGTGTCGATCCTGATATGTTGGCGAATCTGCAAAACCAAACTGAAGGTGGAATCTTAGGATTACTGAATATGTTTTCAGGGGGTGCCTTTTCTAATGCGTCAATCTTTGCTTTAGGAATCATGCCTTATATTTCCGCATCGATTGTTATTCAATTGTTGGGAATGGCAATTCCTTATTTTCAAAAACTTCAAAAAGAAGGTGAGAGTGGAAGAAGAAAGATTAATCAGATTACTCGATATTTAACTGTGTTAATAACTGGTTTTCAGGCTCCTGCGTATATCGCAAACATGATATCAAACTTGCCGCCTGAAGCGATTTCACCATTCAATCCAAACATCACATCACCCACTACCTTTTTCTGGATTTCGACCGTAGTGATACTGATATCAGGTACTATGTTCGTAATGTGGCTTGGTGAAAAAATTACAGATAAAGGAATCGGAAACGGTATTTCATTAATTATTATGATCGGAATTATAGCCAGATTGCCATTTGCATTAGCTGGTGAATTCTTTTCAAAAATGGAAGAAAAAGGTGGAGGCCTTGTATTCTTTGTTGTTGAAATAGCAGTGCTTGTTTTCGTAATATTATTAACCATTTTATTGGTGCAGGGAACCCGGAAAATTCCGGTGCAATATGCAAAACGGATAGTTGGAAATAAACAATACGGTGGAGTTCGTCAGTATATCCCTTTAAAGGTAAATGCTGCGGGTGTTATGCCTATCATTTTTGCACAGGCTATTATGTTTTTGCCTTTAACACTGGCCGGATTTGCAAATTCGGATTCGCTTAGTGGTTTTGCTCAGGCTTTTACAAATGTGAATGGGTTCTGGTATAATTTGGTACAGTTTATAATGATCATGCTTTTTACATATTTCTATACTGCTATTACTGTTAATCCAAATCAAATGGCAGAGGATATGAAGAAAAACGGTGGATTTATCCCCGGAGTAAAACCAGGAAGAAAAACTGCTGAGTTTATTGATAATGTGATGTCGAGAATTACCTTACCCGGTTCTATATTTTTAGCCATGGTAACTTTATTGCCTACCTTGGTAGGATTGATGGGAGTAAGCCAGGCATTTGCAATGTTTTATGGTGGTACTTCACTATTAATTTTAGTAGGTGTTGTATTGGATACATTACAGCAAGTTGAAAGCCATTTATTAATGCGTCATTACGATGGTTTGACCAAATCAGGCAGGATTAAAGGCAGAACCGCAGGCATTATGGGCTAA
- the map gene encoding type I methionyl aminopeptidase, with protein MIQYKNNEEIELIRESSLLVGKTLAEVARHIKPGIETRKLDKIAEEFIRDHGALPGFKGYGGFPNTLCISVNENVVHGIPGKRKLKDGDIVSIDCGTILNGFYGDSAYTFEVGEVKEEIKLLLKRTKESLYKGIEVAIVGKRIGDIGFEIQNYTEQFGYSVVRDLVGHGLGRNLHEKPEVPNYGKKGVGIKLKEGMVLAIEPMINLGVKDVVQEKDGWTIRTLDRMPSAHFEHDVAIRKGKAEILSTFEFIEEVLNIK; from the coding sequence ATGATACAATATAAGAATAACGAAGAAATTGAATTAATAAGAGAAAGTTCTTTACTTGTTGGAAAAACTTTAGCAGAGGTTGCCAGGCACATCAAGCCCGGAATCGAAACCCGAAAGCTGGACAAAATTGCCGAAGAATTTATTCGCGATCATGGTGCATTACCAGGATTCAAAGGATACGGTGGATTTCCCAATACCTTGTGTATATCAGTGAATGAAAATGTAGTTCATGGTATCCCGGGGAAAAGGAAACTTAAGGATGGAGATATCGTATCAATTGACTGCGGAACAATTTTAAATGGATTTTATGGTGATTCGGCCTACACTTTCGAGGTAGGAGAAGTAAAAGAAGAAATCAAACTTTTGCTTAAACGAACCAAAGAATCACTTTATAAAGGAATTGAAGTTGCAATAGTTGGTAAACGAATTGGGGATATTGGATTTGAAATCCAAAATTATACTGAACAATTCGGATATTCAGTGGTAAGAGATCTGGTTGGACATGGTTTAGGACGAAATTTGCATGAAAAACCTGAAGTTCCCAATTACGGGAAAAAAGGGGTGGGGATAAAACTTAAAGAAGGAATGGTATTAGCAATCGAGCCCATGATTAATCTCGGCGTAAAGGATGTAGTTCAGGAAAAAGATGGTTGGACGATCAGAACGTTAGATCGGATGCCTTCAGCTCATTTTGAGCATGATGTTGCCATTAGAAAGGGAAAAGCTGAAATCCTTTCTACATTTGAATTTATAGAAGAAGTTTTAAATATTAAATAG
- the infA gene encoding translation initiation factor IF-1, with the protein MAKQTSIEQDGTVIESLGNAMFRVELENGHIITAHISGKMRMHYIKILPGDKVKLEMSPYDLTKGRITFRYK; encoded by the coding sequence ATGGCGAAACAAACATCTATTGAACAAGATGGTACTGTAATAGAGTCCTTAGGCAATGCAATGTTTAGGGTTGAACTCGAAAACGGGCACATCATCACAGCTCATATCTCTGGTAAAATGCGGATGCATTATATTAAAATATTACCGGGCGATAAGGTTAAGCTTGAAATGTCACCGTACGATTTAACCAAAGGAAGAATTACATTTAGATATAAATAA
- the ykgO gene encoding type B 50S ribosomal protein L36 yields the protein MKVRASIKKRSPECKIVRRKGRLYVINKKNPKYKQRQG from the coding sequence ATGAAAGTTCGAGCATCGATTAAGAAGAGATCTCCCGAATGTAAAATCGTTCGTAGAAAAGGAAGATTATATGTGATTAACAAAAAAAATCCAAAGTATAAACAACGTCAAGGATAA
- the rpsM gene encoding 30S ribosomal protein S13, giving the protein MARIAGIDLPKNKRGEIGLTYIFGIGRSLAQHILTEAGIDWSKKVEDWTDDEQNSIRTIIGERYKVEGGLRSEIQTNIKRLRDIGSYRGIRHRLGLPLRGQGTKNNARTRKGRKKTVANKKKAVKG; this is encoded by the coding sequence ATGGCTAGAATAGCGGGTATCGATTTACCAAAAAACAAAAGAGGCGAAATAGGTTTAACCTATATCTTTGGCATAGGTAGAAGCCTTGCACAACACATACTTACCGAAGCAGGAATTGACTGGAGTAAAAAAGTTGAAGATTGGACAGATGATGAACAAAACAGCATCCGTACCATCATAGGCGAAAGGTATAAAGTTGAAGGCGGTCTTCGCTCTGAAATTCAAACCAATATTAAGCGGCTCAGGGACATTGGTTCGTACCGTGGAATCAGGCATCGTTTAGGTTTGCCATTGCGTGGACAAGGCACCAAAAACAATGCGCGAACTCGTAAAGGAAGGAAAAAAACTGTTGCAAACAAGAAAAAGGCAGTTAAAGGTTAA
- the rpsK gene encoding 30S ribosomal protein S11, translating to MAKSTRNTKKRVVKVEPIGKAFIQASFNNIIISLTNNSGQVISWASSGKMGFRGSKKNTPYAAQMAAEDCAKVAFDQGLRKVKVYVKGPGAGRESAIRTLHGQGIEVTEIMDVTPLPHNGCRPPKRRRV from the coding sequence ATGGCAAAAAGTACCAGAAATACTAAAAAAAGGGTCGTTAAAGTTGAGCCAATCGGAAAAGCTTTCATTCAGGCATCTTTTAATAATATTATTATTTCTCTAACCAACAATTCAGGACAAGTAATTTCCTGGGCTTCTTCAGGCAAGATGGGGTTTAGAGGTTCGAAGAAAAATACACCTTACGCAGCCCAAATGGCAGCTGAAGATTGCGCTAAAGTTGCGTTTGACCAAGGCCTCAGAAAAGTAAAAGTGTATGTAAAAGGTCCTGGTGCAGGTCGTGAATCTGCAATCCGAACATTACATGGACAGGGAATTGAAGTAACTGAAATTATGGACGTAACCCCATTGCCACATAATGGCTGTCGACCCCCTAAAAGACGTAGGGTATAA
- the rpsD gene encoding 30S ribosomal protein S4 — MARYTGPKSRIARKFKDPIYGPDRAFEKKNYPPGQHGNSKRRKKQSEYGIQLQEKQKAKYTYGIMERQFRNTFEKASSKAGITGEVLLQLIESRLDNVVYRLGVAPTRSGARQLVSHRHITVNGAIVNIPSYLVKEGDLIGVRERSKTLEAITNSLTGRSNPYSWLEWDDAKMTGKFMNYPAREDIPENIKEQLIVELYSK, encoded by the coding sequence ATGGCAAGATATACAGGCCCAAAATCAAGAATTGCACGTAAATTCAAAGATCCAATATACGGACCAGATAGAGCATTCGAGAAGAAAAACTATCCTCCTGGACAACACGGTAACTCAAAACGCCGTAAAAAACAATCCGAGTATGGAATTCAGCTTCAGGAAAAACAAAAAGCTAAATATACATACGGTATTATGGAGCGTCAATTCCGCAATACTTTTGAAAAAGCCAGCAGCAAAGCAGGTATTACTGGTGAAGTTTTACTTCAATTAATCGAATCAAGATTAGACAATGTTGTATATCGCTTGGGCGTTGCTCCAACCAGGAGTGGTGCGCGTCAATTGGTATCTCATCGTCATATCACAGTGAATGGGGCAATTGTTAATATTCCTTCATACTTGGTGAAAGAAGGTGATTTGATAGGTGTTCGTGAGAGATCTAAAACACTTGAAGCAATTACCAATTCATTAACCGGCCGCTCTAATCCTTATTCATGGTTAGAATGGGACGATGCAAAAATGACCGGGAAATTTATGAATTATCCGGCTCGTGAAGATATTCCTGAGAATATCAAAGAACAACTAATCGTGGAGTTATACTCTAAATAA
- a CDS encoding DNA-directed RNA polymerase subunit alpha: protein MSILAFQKPDKVIMIEADEFKGIFEFRPLEPGFGITIGNALRRILLSSLEGYAITSIKIEGVVQEFSTVKGVVEDVSEIILNLKKIRFKRQIETETSEEVHVVIGDQDSFKAGDINKFLSVFQVLNPEVEICHMDPSIKVSINLTIEKGRGYIPADENKKVNTPIDTIFIDSIHTPIVNVNYRVEDFRVEQKTDYEKLILELTTDGSIHPKEALKEAAKILIHHFMLFSDEKITLDTEEKTVTEEFDENSLHIRQLLKTKLVDLDLSVRALNCLKAADVDTLGDLVSFNKNDLLKFRNFGKKSLTELEELVKVKNLEFGMNTAKYKLDKE, encoded by the coding sequence ATGTCGATTCTAGCATTTCAAAAACCTGATAAGGTAATCATGATCGAAGCTGATGAATTCAAAGGAATCTTTGAATTCCGTCCTCTGGAACCGGGCTTCGGTATAACAATTGGTAATGCATTAAGAAGGATATTGCTGTCTTCCCTTGAAGGTTATGCAATCACTTCTATCAAAATTGAAGGCGTTGTTCAGGAATTTTCAACGGTGAAAGGTGTTGTGGAAGATGTTTCTGAAATCATCCTCAATTTAAAAAAAATACGTTTTAAACGCCAAATCGAAACTGAAACCTCCGAAGAGGTTCATGTTGTTATCGGTGATCAGGACTCGTTTAAAGCTGGTGACATTAACAAATTTTTATCTGTTTTTCAGGTATTAAACCCTGAAGTAGAAATTTGCCATATGGATCCTTCTATTAAAGTTTCAATTAATTTAACAATTGAAAAAGGACGTGGTTATATTCCTGCCGACGAAAACAAAAAGGTGAACACACCAATCGATACTATTTTTATTGATTCGATTCACACACCAATTGTTAACGTAAATTACAGAGTTGAAGATTTTAGGGTTGAACAGAAAACCGACTATGAAAAGCTTATTTTGGAGCTTACCACAGATGGATCAATTCATCCTAAAGAAGCATTAAAAGAAGCTGCCAAAATACTTATTCATCATTTCATGTTATTCTCCGATGAGAAAATCACTTTAGATACAGAAGAGAAAACAGTAACTGAAGAATTTGATGAAAATTCATTGCATATCCGTCAGTTATTAAAAACCAAACTTGTTGATTTAGATCTATCAGTTCGCGCACTGAATTGTTTGAAAGCTGCCGACGTTGATACCTTGGGCGATTTGGTTTCATTTAACAAAAATGACCTCTTAAAATTCAGGAATTTTGGCAAAAAATCTTTGACTGAGCTTGAAGAACTTGTAAAAGTTAAAAATCTCGAATTTGGGATGAATACAGCAAAATATAAATTAGATAAGGAATAA
- the rplQ gene encoding 50S ribosomal protein L17, which translates to MRHGKKFNHLSRKSAHRKAMLANMAASLIMHKRIRTTLAKAKALRGYVEPLITKSKDDSTHSRRTVFSYLQSKEAVTELFREVAVKIADRPGGYTRILKTGNRLGDNAEMCYIELVDYNENLLVEKAPKAKASTRRRGGKKSATPSLAAANVVEAEVVDTVKEVKEEVSVSQEIAETPAEDTIEEPKAEEAEESAEEEQK; encoded by the coding sequence ATGAGACACGGAAAGAAATTCAACCACTTAAGCAGAAAGAGTGCGCATAGAAAAGCAATGTTGGCCAATATGGCTGCTTCTTTAATCATGCACAAACGAATCAGGACAACTCTGGCAAAGGCTAAGGCACTTAGGGGTTATGTTGAACCTTTAATCACAAAATCAAAGGACGATTCAACTCATTCTAGAAGAACTGTATTTAGCTATTTACAAAGTAAAGAAGCGGTAACTGAATTGTTCAGGGAAGTTGCAGTAAAAATTGCTGATCGACCGGGCGGATATACCCGAATTCTTAAAACAGGCAACCGACTTGGTGATAATGCAGAAATGTGCTACATCGAATTAGTTGACTATAATGAAAACTTGTTAGTTGAAAAAGCTCCAAAAGCTAAAGCTTCAACAAGAAGAAGAGGTGGAAAGAAATCAGCAACTCCAAGTTTAGCGGCAGCTAATGTTGTTGAAGCAGAAGTTGTAGATACTGTTAAAGAGGTTAAGGAAGAAGTTTCAGTTTCTCAAGAAATTGCAGAAACACCGGCCGAGGATACCATTGAAGAACCTAAGGCTGAAGAAGCTGAGGAATCAGCAGAAGAAGAGCAAAAATAA
- the eno gene encoding phosphopyruvate hydratase produces MSQIIKIIARQILDSRGNPTVEVDVYTDSGVIGRAAVPSGASTGIHEAVELRDNDKGVYMGKGVLQAIQNVNTTINDELQGYYVTDQNEIDKRMIELDGTPNKSHLGANAILGVSLAVAHAAAQETSQYLYRYVGGVNANTLPIPMMNILNGGSHADNSIDFQEFMIMPVGAASFSDALRMGTEVFHNLKAVLKKAGYSTNVGDEGGFAPNLKSNEEAVTVILEAIKNAGYVAGKDIYLALDPASSEYFIPEENVYHLKWSTGEKLTPAQMVDFWSSWVEKYPIISIEDGMAEDDWAGWKLMTEKLGKKIQLVGDDLFVTNTNRLKQGIDSGTANSILIKVNQIGTLTETIDAVNMAHKNGYTAVISHRSGETEDTTIADLAVALNTGQIKTGSASRSDRIAKYNQLLRIEELLGDQARYLGKDFKYANKA; encoded by the coding sequence ATGAGTCAAATTATTAAGATTATCGCAAGACAGATTTTGGATTCCAGAGGAAATCCAACAGTCGAAGTTGATGTTTATACCGATTCAGGTGTTATTGGCCGTGCTGCAGTTCCATCTGGGGCTTCAACAGGAATACATGAGGCCGTTGAGCTGCGTGATAACGACAAAGGTGTTTATATGGGGAAAGGCGTTTTACAAGCCATCCAAAATGTAAATACAACAATCAATGACGAACTTCAGGGTTATTATGTTACCGATCAAAATGAGATTGATAAACGCATGATAGAGCTTGATGGAACTCCAAACAAGAGTCACCTTGGAGCTAATGCCATTTTGGGCGTTTCACTCGCTGTAGCTCATGCTGCCGCACAGGAAACCAGTCAGTATTTATACAGATATGTTGGGGGGGTAAATGCCAACACTTTGCCAATTCCAATGATGAATATTCTGAACGGCGGATCGCATGCCGACAATAGCATCGATTTTCAGGAATTTATGATTATGCCGGTTGGGGCTGCTTCATTTAGTGATGCTTTGCGGATGGGTACCGAAGTATTCCATAACCTCAAAGCTGTTTTGAAAAAGGCCGGATATTCAACCAATGTTGGTGATGAGGGTGGATTTGCACCAAATCTTAAATCGAATGAAGAAGCGGTTACTGTGATCTTAGAGGCAATAAAAAATGCTGGTTATGTAGCAGGAAAGGATATTTACCTGGCACTGGACCCTGCTTCGTCAGAATATTTTATTCCTGAAGAAAATGTGTATCACTTAAAATGGTCGACCGGTGAAAAATTAACACCAGCTCAAATGGTTGATTTTTGGAGTAGTTGGGTAGAAAAGTATCCAATTATTTCGATTGAAGATGGGATGGCTGAAGATGATTGGGCCGGATGGAAACTGATGACCGAAAAACTAGGAAAGAAAATCCAATTGGTAGGCGACGATTTGTTTGTTACAAATACAAATCGTTTAAAACAAGGGATTGATTCGGGTACGGCCAATTCAATTTTAATTAAAGTCAATCAAATTGGGACTCTTACAGAAACAATCGATGCGGTGAATATGGCTCATAAAAATGGGTATACAGCCGTTATAAGTCATCGTTCAGGTGAAACTGAAGATACAACGATTGCCGACCTTGCTGTGGCTTTAAATACAGGACAAATTAAAACAGGATCAGCAAGTCGTTCCGACCGTATCGCGAAATACAATCAATTGCTACGTATCGAAGAGTTGCTTGGTGATCAGGCAAGATATCTTGGAAAAGATTTTAAATATGCGAATAAGGCTTAA